The genomic DNA GTGGCCATCATCAGCTACGGCCTGTGGCAGCGGCAGTTCGGTGGGGCGGCGAACGTGCTGGGCCGCTCGATGACGCTCAATGACGAGCCGTACACGGTGGTGGGCGTGGCCGCGAAGGGCTTCGCCTATCCCGCGGGCGCCGAACTCTGGACGCCGCTCCAGCTCGACATGACCAACCGGGACCGCTCCAATTACTTGTTTTTCACGGCGCGACTGAAGCCGGACCTGTCTCGCAAGCAGTTGGACGCGGCGTTGAACACGCTGTCCATCCAGCTCCGCGCCGACGAGCCGAAGGTCCTCGAGGAGAAGATGGACCTCGTGGTGGAGGACTTGCGCGACTTCCTCGTGGGCGACTTGCAGTCGGCGATGTGGGTCTTGCTCGGGGCGGTGTCGCTGGTGTTGCTCATCGCGTGTGTGAATCTGGCGAACCTCCAGTTGGCGCGCTCGGCGGCCCGGCAGCGCGAGTTGGTGGTGCGCGCGGCGTTGGGCGCCTCGTCCGGGCGGATCATCCGGCAGATGCTCACCGAGAGCATCCTCTTGTCCTTGGTGGGCTCGGTGTTGGGGTTGGGGCTCGCCGTGGTGAGCTTGCCGTTGCTCTTGTCGCTCGCTCCCTCGGAGATGCTCGTCGGCGAGTCGGTGAGCATCGACGGGACCGTGTTGGCCTTCACGATGGTGGCGGGGGTGATGACGGGGCTGCTCTTCGGCTTGTTGCCGGCGATCCAGGCTTCGCGGCCGGAGTTGTCGGGGGCGCTGCGTGAGGGCGCGCAGCGGGCCACCGCGGGTCGCGCGGGAGGGCGGACGCGGGCGTGGCTGGTGTCGGGGCAGGTGGCGCTCGCGGTGGTGTTGCTGGTGGGCGCGGCGCTGCTCATCCGCGGCTTCATGTCCTTGAGCCAGAAGAACCCGGGCTTCGAGCCGAAGAACGTGCACGTGATGCGCATGTCATTGCCCGAGACGCGCTACGCGCAGCCCGCGGTCCTGGAGCGTTTCCAGCGGCAGGTGGTGGAGCGGGTGCGGGCCTTGCCGGGCGTGGAGGCCGCGGGCTTCACCACCACGCTGCCCATGGAGCAGGGGCCGAGCATGAGCTTCAGCATCGAGGGCAAGTACGACGGCAACGATAACGGCCCGGGCGCGGGAGGCGCGCAGTATCGCCCGGTGACCCATGACTACTTCTCCGCGATGGGCATCGTGCTCGTGTCGGGCCGCTTGTTGACGGAGTCGGACGGGGCTGGCTCGGAGCCCGTGGTGGTCATCAACGAGCACATGGCGCGCAAGCACTGGCCGGGCGAGGAGGTGGTGGGGCAGCACATCCGCCTGGCGCACTCGGTGCCGTTCGGAGATCAGGTGCCGCGTCGCATCGTGGGCGTGGTGCGCGACGTGTACGAGCGCGGGCTGGATGAGGAGGTGCCCAACATCACCTACATCCCGTCGGGACAGATGTCCGACAAGCTCGCGCAGATGCTCGTGCACTTGTTGCCGCAGTGCCTGGTGGTGAGGTCCAAGGGGACGCACGCGGCGGTGATGGCGGATGCGCAGCGCGAGATGTGGTCGGTGGACTCGCAGCAGCCGGTGACGGAGACGCTGAAGCTGGAGTCGCATGTGGAGCGCTCGCTCGGCTCGGAGCGCTTCAACATGGTGCTCCTGGGGCTCATGGCCGGGCTCGCGTTGGTGCTCGCGGCCGTGGGCATCTATGGCGTGCTGTCGTACCTGGTGAGCCAGCGGACGCGGGAGATGGGCGTGCGGCTCGCGCTCGGCGCGACGAAGGGGCAGGTGGTGTTGCTGGTGCTGCGCCAGGGCTTCGTCTCGGTGGCGGTGGGCGCGGCGGTCGGCGTGGCGGGCGCGCTGGCGCTCACGCGGGTGGTGTCCAGCGTGGTCCATGGCGTCAGCGCCCTGGACCCCTGGTCATTCGTCAGCGCACCGCTGCTCCTCTTGAGCGTGGCGCTGGTGTCCATCTGGTTGCCGGCGCGGCGCGCCTCGCGTGTCGACCCCATCATCGCGCTCCGCTACGACTGACGTGGTGACGAAGGGCAGGGGGCTGGCGGGACGGCGCTACGCGGCGCCGCTCGCCAGGTCCTGCAGCTCCTGCCAGCGGGCGTAGAGGCGGTCGACCTCGGTGGCGGCCGTCTCCAGCGCCTGGTTCACCTCGGCCACCTTGGCGCCGTTGCTGTAGACGGCGGGGTCGGCGAGCTGGGCCTCCAGTCCGGCCTTGCGCTGCTCAGCCGCTTCGATGGTGGCCTCCATGCCGTCCAGTTCGCGCTGGTCCTTGTAGGACAGCTTGCCCGGCTTGCGTGCCTGCTTCGCCGCCGGGGCCGCCGCGACGGGCTCCTCTTTCTTCGGCGCGGGCTTGGTGGCGGGGGAGGCGCCCGCGGGCGCGGCCTGCTCCTTCAGCCGCTTGTACATCTCGTAGTTGCCCTCGTACCGGACGACGCGGCCGCTGCCCTCGAAGGACAGGATGGACGTGGCCACCTTGTCGAGGAAGTACCGGTCGTGCGTGACGAGCAGCGTGCTGCCCTGGAAGCCCAGCAGCAGCCGCTCCAGGACGTTGAGGGTGACGATGTCCAGGTCGTTGGTGGGCTCGTCCAGCACCAGCACGTTGGCGCCCTCGATGAACAGGCGCGCCAGCAGCAGCCGGTTGCGCTCACCGCCGGACAGCGCGCCCACCTTCATGCGCTGCATGGGCACCGGGAAGAGCAGGTCGTCCAGGTAGTCGCGCAGGGCGATCTTCTCGTCGCCCAGCTCCACCCACTCCTCGCCCTGCGAGGCGGCCTCGTACACCGTCTGCTCGGGGTCGAGCTGGGTGCGCTGCTGATCGTAGTAGGCGACCTTCGTGTTCTTCCCGATGACGAGCTTGCCGCCGTCCGGAGGCAGCTCTCCCAGCAGCACGCGCAGGAACGTCGTCTTGCCCACGCCGTTGGGCCCCACCAGGCCCACGCGCTCGCCGCGCTGGAGCAGCAGGCTGACGTCGTCCAGCACCTTGCGCTCGCCAAAGGACTTCTGGAGCCCCTCGGCCTCGATGACGGTGTGGCCCAGCCGGGGCGCGGCCACCACGCGCAGCTCGGCCACCTTGGGGCGCTGGAAGCCCTTCTCGGCCATCAGCTTCTGGGCGCGCTCGATGCGGGCCTTGCTCTTGGTGCGCCGCGCCTCCACGCCTTTGCGCAGCCACGCCACTTCCTGGGAGATCCACCGCTCGCGCTTGTGCTGGGCGACCTCGGCGTTCTGCTGCGCCACCAGCTTCTGCTCCACGTAGGCCGCGTAGTTGCCGGGGTAGGACGTCACGCCCCCGCCCGGTTGGATCTCCACGATGCGGTCCACCAGGTCGTCGAGGAAGTAGCGGTCGTGGGTGACGAGCAGCAGCGAGCCGGGCAGCTTGTCCAGCTCGTCCTCCAGCCAGTCCACCGTGTCCGCGTCCAGGTGGTTGGTGGGCTCGTCCAACAGCAGCAGGTCCGGCCGCGTCAGCAGCGCGCGGGCAATGGCCACGCGCTTGCGCAGGCCTCCGGAGAGCTGCGCCACCGGCAGGTCCCACTCGCGCACGCCCAGCCGATCCAACAGCGTCTTCGCGTGGTGCTCGGTGTCCCAGCCTCCGAGCTGCTCGATGCGGTCGCTCACCGCGGAGAGCTGCTCCAGGAGCTTCTCGTGGGCCTCGGGGGGCGCGGCCTCCAGGCGGCGGGTGAGCTCGGCCTGCGTGGCCAGGGCCTCCTTGAGCGGGGCCTGGGACACGGACAGCTCGGAGGCCACGGTGGCGCCCGGCTCGAACACGGGCTCCTGGGGCAGGTAGGTGACGCGGGCGCCGCGCCGAAGCTGCAGCTCGCCCGTGTCCGGACGGGCCGCGCCCGCCAGGATCTTCATCAGCGAGGACTTGCCCGAGCCGTTGACGCCCACCAGTCCCACCCGCTCGCCCTCCTCGAGCGTGAGCGTGAGGCCCTGGAAGACGGTGCGGCTGCCGAAGCTGAGCTGGACATTGGCGGCGCGAAGCAGCGTCACGTGCGAAGACCTCCGAAAGCGCGAAAGGCGCCCCCCAACCTCGGGGAGCGCCTTCCCTACTGCCAGAGCCGCGTCGCGGAAGCCCGGACTACTTGCGGGCCGCCGCCTCGGCCGCCAGCTTCTCCTTGTACGCGGCCATCAGGGCCTCGGACTCGTTGCGCGGGACCGGCGTGTACTTGGCGAACTCCATCGTGAACTCGCCCTTGCCCTGGGTGGCGGAGCGCAGGTCCGTGGAGTAGCCGAACATGGTGTTCAGCGGCACCTCGGCCACGGCCGTCACGTAGCCCTGGTCCGTCTCCGTGGAGAGGATGGTGCCACGGCGCTGGTTGAGCTGACCGACCACGGAGCCCTGGAAGTCCTCGGGAGCGGAGACCTCCACCTTCATCATCGGCTCGAGGATGATGGGCTTGGCGGCGGCGTAGCCCTCGCGGAAGCCCATGATGGCGGCCGTCTTGAACGCCATTTCGGACGAGTCCACCGCGTGGAACGCACCGTCGTTGATGACGACGCGGATGCCCACGACGGGGAAGCCGATGAGGCTGCCCTTCTTCACGGCCTCCTGGAAGCCCTTGTCGCACGCCGGGATGAACTCGCGGGGGATGGAACCGCCCACGATGTCGTCCACGAACTCGTACTGCTGCACCGCGTCCGCCGGCAGGGGCTCCACGTAGCCGCACACGCGCGCGAACTGGCCGGAGCCGCCCGTCTGCTTCTTGTGCGTGTAGAAGAACTCGCCCTTCTGGCTGATGGTCTCGCGGTACGCCACCTGCGGCTTACCGGCCTGGACCTCGCAGCCGTACTCGCGCTTCATGCGCTCGATGTAGATCTCCAGGTGCAGCTCACCCATGCCGCGGATGATGGTCTGCCCGGACTCCTCATCGCGGTGCACGCGGAAGGTGGGGTCCTCCTTGGTGAACCGGTTGAGCGCCTTGGAGAAGTTGGCCAGCGCGCCACGGTCCTTGGGGGCCACGGCGAGCGAGATGACGGCGTCCGGAACGTGCATGGACGTCATCGTGTAGTTCACGGCGCCATCCGTGAACGTGTCGCCCGAGGCGCACTCGATGCCGAACAGCGCGACGATGTCGCCGGCCGAGGCCTCGTTGACGTCGTTCATCTGGCTCGCGTGCATGCGGACGATGCGCGGAACCTTGACCTTCTTCTGGTTGCTCTGGTTGACGATGAAGTCACCCTTCGCGACCTTGCCCTGGTAGATGCGCATGTACGTCAGCTGCCCGTAGCGACCATCTTCCAGCTTGAACGCCAGACCGACGAACGGCTTGCTCGGGTCGGACTCGAGGATGACCTTCGCCTCGTTGTTCTTCTGGTCCAGCGCCTCGTTGGTCGCCTCCTTCGGGTTCGGGAGGAAGCCACAGATGGCGTTGAGCAAGAGCTGGACGCCCTTGTTCTTGTAGGCCGAGCCACACATGACCGGCGTCATCTTCAGGGCGATGGTGGCCCGGCGGATGGCCGCCACCAGCTGCTCCTCGCTGATGGGGGAGTCGGACAGGAACAGCTCGCCCAGGCCGTCATCCACGTCGGCGACGCCCTCGATCATCTGCTGGCGGCGCTCCTTGGCCTCCTCGAGCAGGTCGGCGGGAATCTCTTCCTCGCGAACGGTCTCGCCGCTCTCGCCGTCGAAGTAGAACGCCTTCATCTTGATGAGGTCGACCAGGCCGTGGAAGCGGTCCTCGGCGCCGATGGGCATCTGCAGCTTGACGGGGTGGTGGTGCAGCTTCTCCTTCAGCTGCGCGGCCACGCGGTCATAGTTCGCGCCAGCGCGGTCCATCTTGTTGATGAACGCGATGCGCGGAACGCGGTAGCGCTTCATCTGCCGGTCCACGGTGATGGACTGCGACTGCACACCGGACACGGAGCAGAGCACCAGGATGGCGCCATCGAGAACGCGGAGCGCGCGCTCCACCTCGATGGTGAAGTCCACGTGTCCCGGGGTGTCGATGAGGTTGATGTTGAAGTCGCCCCACATCGCGTACGTGGCGGCGGACTGGATCGTGATGCCCTTCTCACGCTCCAGGTCCATCGAGTCCATCACGGCGCCCACGCCGTCCTTGCCACGAACCTCATGGATCTCGTGGATCTTGCCCGTATAGAACAAGATGCGCTCGGAGAGGGTCGTCTTGCCCGAGTCGATGTGGGCGGAGATACCGATGTTACGAATCTTCTCGATGGGTACGTTGGAGGCCACGATCCGGTCCTTCTTTTATTGAAAATGACTGAGCGAACAGGGCAGGCGGGGCCCTTACTTCCCACAGGCCGCAGTTTCCAGCCAAATCCGCATGACGGTGTGCATACCTGCACCTACCTTCCCTGTTCCCAGGGATATTTCTAACCATGAGTGCGAGCGAAAACTTCTCCTTGGCGCGCGCCTGGCTGCGCGCTTTCAACGCCCACGACGTGACGGCCCTGGTGGCCCTCTATGCCGAGGACGCCACCCACACCTCCCCCAAGATTCGGGTGCTGCACCCCCAGACGGGAGGGCGGCTGGTCGGCCGGTCGGCCCTGGAGACCTGGTGGCGGGACGCGATCGCCCGGCTTCCGGGCCTGCGCTATGAGGAGACGGCCCTCACGGCGGACGGGGATCGGGTCTTCATGGAGTACGTGCGGCACGCTCCAGG from Myxococcaceae bacterium JPH2 includes the following:
- a CDS encoding ABC transporter permease yields the protein MTKLYEDLRFACRVLLKNRGFTLVAVLTLALAIGANTAIFSVVNGVLLRPLPYRNPEQLVQVVRRGVHGTNTSQSVVGLAWWQAHATSVMTKVTAFEVLLVGFNMVGEGVPRRLAGSRVTQSFFDTMGTRLELGRDFLPEEDVPGAAKVAIISYGLWQRQFGGAANVLGRSMTLNDEPYTVVGVAAKGFAYPAGAELWTPLQLDMTNRDRSNYLFFTARLKPDLSRKQLDAALNTLSIQLRADEPKVLEEKMDLVVEDLRDFLVGDLQSAMWVLLGAVSLVLLIACVNLANLQLARSAARQRELVVRAALGASSGRIIRQMLTESILLSLVGSVLGLGLAVVSLPLLLSLAPSEMLVGESVSIDGTVLAFTMVAGVMTGLLFGLLPAIQASRPELSGALREGAQRATAGRAGGRTRAWLVSGQVALAVVLLVGAALLIRGFMSLSQKNPGFEPKNVHVMRMSLPETRYAQPAVLERFQRQVVERVRALPGVEAAGFTTTLPMEQGPSMSFSIEGKYDGNDNGPGAGGAQYRPVTHDYFSAMGIVLVSGRLLTESDGAGSEPVVVINEHMARKHWPGEEVVGQHIRLAHSVPFGDQVPRRIVGVVRDVYERGLDEEVPNITYIPSGQMSDKLAQMLVHLLPQCLVVRSKGTHAAVMADAQREMWSVDSQQPVTETLKLESHVERSLGSERFNMVLLGLMAGLALVLAAVGIYGVLSYLVSQRTREMGVRLALGATKGQVVLLVLRQGFVSVAVGAAVGVAGALALTRVVSSVVHGVSALDPWSFVSAPLLLLSVALVSIWLPARRASRVDPIIALRYD
- a CDS encoding ABC-F family ATP-binding cassette domain-containing protein, with amino-acid sequence MTLLRAANVQLSFGSRTVFQGLTLTLEEGERVGLVGVNGSGKSSLMKILAGAARPDTGELQLRRGARVTYLPQEPVFEPGATVASELSVSQAPLKEALATQAELTRRLEAAPPEAHEKLLEQLSAVSDRIEQLGGWDTEHHAKTLLDRLGVREWDLPVAQLSGGLRKRVAIARALLTRPDLLLLDEPTNHLDADTVDWLEDELDKLPGSLLLVTHDRYFLDDLVDRIVEIQPGGGVTSYPGNYAAYVEQKLVAQQNAEVAQHKRERWISQEVAWLRKGVEARRTKSKARIERAQKLMAEKGFQRPKVAELRVVAAPRLGHTVIEAEGLQKSFGERKVLDDVSLLLQRGERVGLVGPNGVGKTTFLRVLLGELPPDGGKLVIGKNTKVAYYDQQRTQLDPEQTVYEAASQGEEWVELGDEKIALRDYLDDLLFPVPMQRMKVGALSGGERNRLLLARLFIEGANVLVLDEPTNDLDIVTLNVLERLLLGFQGSTLLVTHDRYFLDKVATSILSFEGSGRVVRYEGNYEMYKRLKEQAAPAGASPATKPAPKKEEPVAAAPAAKQARKPGKLSYKDQRELDGMEATIEAAEQRKAGLEAQLADPAVYSNGAKVAEVNQALETAATEVDRLYARWQELQDLASGAA
- a CDS encoding elongation factor G produces the protein MASNVPIEKIRNIGISAHIDSGKTTLSERILFYTGKIHEIHEVRGKDGVGAVMDSMDLEREKGITIQSAATYAMWGDFNINLIDTPGHVDFTIEVERALRVLDGAILVLCSVSGVQSQSITVDRQMKRYRVPRIAFINKMDRAGANYDRVAAQLKEKLHHHPVKLQMPIGAEDRFHGLVDLIKMKAFYFDGESGETVREEEIPADLLEEAKERRQQMIEGVADVDDGLGELFLSDSPISEEQLVAAIRRATIALKMTPVMCGSAYKNKGVQLLLNAICGFLPNPKEATNEALDQKNNEAKVILESDPSKPFVGLAFKLEDGRYGQLTYMRIYQGKVAKGDFIVNQSNQKKVKVPRIVRMHASQMNDVNEASAGDIVALFGIECASGDTFTDGAVNYTMTSMHVPDAVISLAVAPKDRGALANFSKALNRFTKEDPTFRVHRDEESGQTIIRGMGELHLEIYIERMKREYGCEVQAGKPQVAYRETISQKGEFFYTHKKQTGGSGQFARVCGYVEPLPADAVQQYEFVDDIVGGSIPREFIPACDKGFQEAVKKGSLIGFPVVGIRVVINDGAFHAVDSSEMAFKTAAIMGFREGYAAAKPIILEPMMKVEVSAPEDFQGSVVGQLNQRRGTILSTETDQGYVTAVAEVPLNTMFGYSTDLRSATQGKGEFTMEFAKYTPVPRNESEALMAAYKEKLAAEAAARK
- a CDS encoding nuclear transport factor 2 family protein, which translates into the protein MSASENFSLARAWLRAFNAHDVTALVALYAEDATHTSPKIRVLHPQTGGRLVGRSALETWWRDAIARLPGLRYEETALTADGDRVFMEYVRHAPGEPPMPVAEVLDVQDGRIVASRVYHG